CCCCCTGCTGGTTTTGGTCGTTATCATTTTGTCCTTTCTGAACTGTCGTAACATGCAGCGAGACACCAAAAAGATTGCGGTAGATAATGGCTTTCACATTAAAGAAGAATGGGATCGTCCAAATTAAACCGATACCAGCAGTGGCAAATGAAATAATAAACATCGTTAGGATGACAATAAAAATAGCTGTCATCGGCAGTAGTTTACGCAAAGTTGCCACGAGTGAAAACTGAATTGCTTTCAGTGGTGATAAACGTTTTTCGCAAACCAGCATAATTGCCATGCTAAAGCCCATCGAAAGCAGCATACCGAAAATAGGGAAAATCGCATTGGCGATACCCTGTAACGAAGCGCTGAGCAGCACCGTGATAACTGAAACCAGGGCGAAAGGAAACCCCTTGACCAAGTAGCTTGGTTTACTTGGCAGACCAACTGCATGGTTCAATGCCATCAAGCTAACGCCCGCCAACAGAGGAGCACTTAATACATCCGACCAGAAATTTGCCATATAACCCGCCTCAATGACCGAGGCAGACATCTCGCCGCCAGTTATAACGGCATCGAAAAACACCGCAGCACTTCCAAGTTGCACTTGAAGGCCCAGCAGAAGCAGCGCAACTTGTGCCAGAAACAAACCAATAACCGCTGGCAAGAAAGTCAGAAAATTCTTGGCTGTGATCTTCCAGGCTTCTTGAAGCACAGACAGTGACTGAAGATCACTCTCACCTTTCAACGCTCTTTCGATTGAGCCGCCAACTTGGAATGTTTTGTTATTCATTTGTATTTCACTAAATATTACACACTAGGCCCGTGATTGTACGCTAGTTAGGCCCGATAGAGAAACTTTGCGACAAAAAGCTGCTTTTCCGTCCAGAGTGTGACTTTGGGGGGCGAATTAGCTAGTCAGTCTGAATACACTATGATTAATAGATTACGCCTACGGAATGCATATGCTTATGCCTTGATTTTAAAGTAAATTTCATTCGGGTACAGACACTGCATCCAAGCTGTTATTAAACAGATGTTCGCTAGTATGAAAATAGTCTAAGAAATTGGAAAAAAACGCTTTGAATTACGCGTTTACGGGACTATTATGCGCCCCCTAAATTCAACCTAATAGTTGGGGGGATTATCTATGAAACCCCTGGGTGGAGATCTTGTAGAATTGAACGCTGCAGAAACAACTAAAGCACCAGTGATTCAGCTTAAAGGGCTGGGCAAAAGCTTCGATGGCAAGCAAATTATCACTGGTCTCGATCTGAATGTGAACGATGGTGAATTCCTTACCATCCTTGGCCCTTCTGGCTGTGGTAAAACAACTGTTCTTCGACTAATCGCCGGCTTTGAAAATGCCGATGCGGGACAGATTGTTATTGCCGGCAAAGACGTAACAGGTATTCCAGCGGAACAACGCAACGTAAATACTGTATTTCAGAGTTATGCTCTTTTCCCGCATATGACAGTCTTTGACAATGTTGCTTTCGGCCTGCGTATGCAGAAAGTCGCTGAGAGTGAGATTGAGCCTCGCGTAATGGAAGCGCTGCGTATGGTGCAACTAGAGAAGTTTGCCCCTCGTAAGCCTCACCAGCTTTCTGGTGGTCAGCAGCAGCGGGTTGCAATCGCACGAGCGGTAGTGAACAAGCCAAAAGTATTGTTGTTGGACGAATCCCTGTCTGCGTTGGACTACAAACTTCGCAAACAGATGCAGATCGAGCTGAAACAGCTGCAGCGTAAACTGGGTATTACCTTCATTTTCGTTACCCACGATCAGGAAGAAGCCCTTTCAATGTCAGACCGTATCATTGTTATGCGCTCTGGTAATGTTGAGCAAGATGGCTCTCCTCGTGAAATTTACGAAGAGCCAGAGAACCTATTTGTCGCGCGTTTCATTGGCGAAATCAACGTGTTTGATGCGGTCGTCAAAGAGCGCTTGGATGAAACCCGTGTATTGGCAAATGTTGAAGGCCGCCCTTCAATGATCCACTGCAAGCTGCCAGTTAGCCCGGGTGACAAAGTTAAAGTATTGCTGCGACCTGAAGATATTCGTCTGGAAGAAATCAACAATGGTGACGAAGCACAAGGCATCATTGGTTATATCCGTGAACGTACCTATAAAGGTATGACGCTTGACTCTGTGGTCGAGCTGGAGACGGGCACGTCTGTCATGGTAAGTGAATTCTTCAACGAAGATGATCCTGATGTGGACCACTCTCTGGATCAAAAAGTTGCGGTTACTTGGGTTGAAAGCTGGGAAGTGGTGCTAGCAGATGAACAAGAAGCTTAATCTTCAAAACATCATCATAACCGTCATTGTTGGTTGGCTATTGCTGTTTGTATTTATTCCCAACCTGATGATCATCGGCACCAGTTTTCTGACCCGAGATGATGCAAACCTGATTGAAATGACCTTCACATTGGACAACTACATCCGGTTGTTTGATCCGCTTTATGCCAAGGTCATGATGCATTCGTTCTATATGGCGCTGGTGGCTACCCTGCTGTGCTTGGTAATTGGCTACCCGTTTGCCTATGCGATTGCAAAGATGCCTGAAAAATGGCGTCCGTTTATGCTGTTTTTGGTGATTGTACCGTTCTGGACCAACTCACTGATCCGTACTTACGGTTTGAAGATCATGCTGGGAACCCGCGGGATTTTAAACAATACCCTGCTCTACCTGGATATTATCGATAAACCGCTGCGAATCATGTACACCGAATACGCGGTGATGGTTGGCCTGGTCTACATTCTCCTGCCATTTATGGTGCTACCGCTGTATTCGGCAATTGAGAAGCTCGACCACAATTATATTGAAGCTGCCCGTGATTTGGGTGCGAACAAGTTCCAGACATTCGTAAAAGTGATTGTTCCACTGACCATGCCAGGCATCATTGCAGGCTGCCTCCTGGTGCTCTTGCCAGCACTCGGGATGTTCTATGTGTCCGACCTACTCGGTGGAGCAAAGAACCTGCTGATCGGTAACGTGATTAAGAGCCAGGTCTTGAACGCTCGCGATTGGCCGTTCGGTGCAGCAACCAGTATTGCATTGACTATCGCGATGGCAGTCATGCTGTACGCCTACTACCGGGCAGGCAAACTGCTTAACCGTAAAGTGGAGCTTGAATAATGGGACGCGCATTTAAATTCAGTTTTATGACTGTGGTGTATGCCTTCCTATATACACCAATCATTATCCTGATTGTTAACTCATTCAATGCCAGCAAATTCGGCATGAAATGGGGAGGTTTTACCACCAAGTGGTATCACCAGCTGGTAAACAACGACAGCTTGATGCAGGCGGCATGGCATTCGCTGAACATTGCCGTGTTCTCGGCAACGGCAGCGGCGATTATTGGTAGTTTGACGGCGGTTGCCCTCTTCCGCTACCAGTTCCGCGGCAAACATTTTGTCAACGGCATGCTGTTCGTGGTGATGATGTCACCAGACATCGTAATGGCAATCTCGCTGCTGGCGCTGTTTATCTTGGTTGGCGCGGAGCTTGGCTTCCTCACCTTGCTGCTTTCGCACATTACATTCTGCCTGCCATTCGTGGTGGTAACGGTTTACAGCCGCTTGAAAGGGTTTGATGTGAAAATGCTGGAAGCTGCACGTGATTTGGGCGCAAGCGAATGGGTCATCCTAAAGCAGATTATCCTGCCGCTAGCCAAGCCTGCGGTTGCCGCTGGTTGGTTGCTAAGCTTCACCCTGTCGCTGGATGACGTCATTGTCAGTTCATTTGTAACAGGTCCGAGTTACGAAATTTTGCCTTTGAAGATTTACTCCATGGTTAAAGTGGGTATTTCACCAGAAGTGAACGCATTGGCTACAATTATGCTAATTGTGTCTCTGATCCTAGTTGTCAGTTCTCAACTGCTGGCACGGGAGAAGATAAAATAAGGCTTGCAACACCGCTTTAAATTTGGCTTCAGCCAAAGAACGAGCAAGTGGCTTTCGGGCCACTTGTTTTGTATTAACACCCTAAAAGGGTTTTGGAGATGATAATCTAATGAAAAAATGGTCCGCTTTTCTAGCCGGTACTGCATGCGCTGCAGCAATGTTTACTCATGTTGCCAATGCGGCAGACAAGGAATTAGTCTTTATGAACTGGGGTCCGTACATTTCTACGGAGCTACGCGAACAGTTCACGAAAGAAACTGGTATTAAAGTGATTTATTCGACTTACGAGTCGAACGAGACTATGTACGCTAAGTTAAAAGCCCACCCCCAAGGTTACGACCTGGTTGTGCCGTCAACTTACTTCGTTGCTAAAATGCGCGATGAAGGCATGTTACAGAAAATCGATAAATCAAAGCTAACCAACTTCAAAGAGCTTGATAAGAATTATCTGGATAAGCCTTTTGACCCAAACAACGACTACTCGATCCCACACGTTATCGCAATGACAGGCTTGGCAGTCAACACTGACATGTACGACCCTGCTGATTTCGATAGTTGGGCGGACCTTTGGAATCCTGAGCTTGAAGGCCAACTGATGCTTATGGATGATACGCGCGAAGTATTCCACATTGCTCTGCGTAAATTAGGTTACTCTGGTAACACCACCGATCCAAAACAGATCGATGAAGCTTACGAAGAACTGAAAAAACTGATGCCAAATGTTTTGGTGTTCAACTCCGACAACCCTGCCGCTCCTTACCTTGCAGGTGAAGTTGGCCTGGGTATGCTCTGGAATGGCTCAGCTGCCGCAGCCCAGAAAGAAGGCTTGCCAATTGAGCTCATTTGGCCAAAAGAAGGCGGTATTTTCTGGGTTGATAGCCTAGCTATTGCTAAGAATGCCCAAAACGTTGAAGCCGCACACAAGATGATTGACTTCTTGTTGCGCCCTGATGTTGCCGCCAAGATTTCAGAAGAAACCGGCTACCTAACTGCCGTTGAGGCGTCGAACGCCAAATACAAAGACAACCCTACCCTATTCCCACCACAAGAAGATCTTGACCGTGGTGAGTGGCAGGATGCGGTCGGTGAAATGAACATCCGCTACGAGAATTACTTCCTGGAACTCAAAGCCGGCCAGTAATTCTTCAATCAAAATCAAAGGCAGCCAACTGGCTGCTTTTTTTATATCGAAACTATACAATTATCGGCTATTAATAGTTCATACAGTTATTAAGGTCAGATATTCCTTATCTTTACCATTCAATTCCCTGTTATAATATGTTGCTAAAATTGCTGTATTATCAGCGATTTTTTTAGCAAGTATATTACCCGATTTATTGGGTATATTTCCGATGTTTACCCCGTTAGGTAAACATACCGACAATTTGCAGGAGAAGCGGTAAGTACTTCACGGCGATGATTTTCATCCATAATTAGTACATTCGCTAGAGAACACTCTCAAAATCCCATTTAGTTTGGAGCATATAACAATGAAAAAATGGTCTTCTTTAATGGCCGGCGGTGTTTGCGCAATGGCAATGTTTTCTAACATGGCAACAGCTGCAGATAAAGAGCTTTATTTCTATAACTGGTCTGAATATATTCCATCAGAAGTTCTGGAACAGTTTACGAAAGAAACGGGTATTAAAGTGATTTATTCGACCTATGAGTCGAATGAAACCATGTACGCAAAGCTGAAAACCCATGGTGGCGGCTATGATCTAGTGGTTCCTTCAACCTACTACGTATCGAAAATGCGTGAAGAAAATATGCTGCAGAAAATCGACAAATCAAAGCTGAGCCACTTTGACGAAATCGATCCTAACTTCCTTCACAAGCCATTTGACCCAGAAAATGATTACTCTATCCCATACATCTGGGGGGCGACCGGTATCGGTGTCAACACAGATATGATGGACAAAGAAGAAGTTAGTAGCTGGGCCGATCTTTGGGACCCTAAATGGGAAGGCCAGTTGATGATGATGGATGACGCGCGTGAATTCTTTCACATCGCCCTACGTAAGCTTGGCTACTCTGCGAACACCAAAAATCCTGAAGAAATTAAAGCCGCGTACGAAGAACTTAAAAAACTGATGCCAAATGTATTGGTATTCAACTCTGACTACCCTGCAAACCCTTACATGGCTGGCGAAACCTCTCTTGGTATGCTGTGGAATGGCTCTGCTTACATGGCTCGTCAAGAAGGCGCACCAATTGATATTATCTGGCCAAAAGAAGGTGCGATCTTCTGGATGGACAGCATTTCTATCCCGGCCAATGCCAAGAATATCGATGCTGCCCACAAGATGATCGACTTCCTACTTCGTCCTGAGAACGCAGCGAAAATTGCGTTGGAAATCGGCTACCCAACCCCTGTGGCAACGGCAAAAGACAAGCTTCCAGCGGAGTTTGTTAACGACCCTAGCATCTACCCACCGCAAGAAGTGATGGATGCCGGTGAATGGCAAGACAGCGTAAATGGTGCAAACACCATCTATGAAGAGTACTATCAGAAGCTAAAAGCAGGTCAATAATCCCTTCTATTTGATATAGAAAACTCGGGCTCAGGCCCGAGTTTTTGTTTGGGTTATATCTTCTAGCAAGCCATTCATCGCGGTATTAAGCCACTTGACTGCCGGCCCAACGGCTTTTCCTTTCGGAGACACGCACTCAACCGGTGCCAGCCACTCTTTATGGTCAAACGTCACAGGCAGTATTTTCATTTTCCCTAACACCGCTCTTTGCCTCGCCTCATGGCTGGGAAGATACGTCCAACCCAAGCCTTTTTCGACGTACTTAATCAGCACATGGTGATCGTTCGTCCACCACTGATTAGACGAAATAGGTGGCATATAAGCCATCGATTTTCCGCTCTCACCTCGCACTATTAACTGGCGGTACGGAATCAAATCAGCAGGTGTGACACTGTCATGTTTCGATAGAGCATGGTCTGGGCACGCAACGGGGACAAATTGGATACTGCCGATGTAGCGAACATCCAACTCCTTGAAATATACCATGTCAGTCAGCATCACCCCCAAATCCCCTTTTCCGTTCAGCAAAAGGTTAGGGATATCAGTGCTACTGGCCAACATGGTCGTCAACGTTGTCGATGGAAAGCGCTGACTGAACTCATCAGCAATCGTACCGAGTTTGTCTATCAACAAGTTATCGTCAATTAGGATGGTGACCTCTGTCTCCTGGAAATCACTCAATGCCTTGGCCGCACTTTGCAATTCAAAACTCTGCTGCAAGGTTGCTTCGGCATACCTAAGCAAATGACGGCCTTGTTCTGTCAATGTCGGCTTGCGAGTAGAGCGATCGAACAGTTCGACATTCAAATCAATTTCTAAGTTTGCGATGCCCTGGCTCACTGCAGATTGGACTTTACCGAGTTGTCTGGCACAGGCCGAAAAAGAGCCGAGTTTAGCGGCTGTGACAAACATCTGGAGTTGATCAAGATTGTACATACTATCAGTAAAAGTGATGGTTACTAACTAGATTTAATCACAATTAAGGATATATTACACGCATAAAACAGCTCAGGAACATAGATAATGACTATTAAAGAACGTATTTTGCACACGGTACTATTTGAAGTATTTGCTCTTATGGTTTTGATGGGAGCAGCCACGATATTCACCAGGCATAACCCTGCTGTTGTCGGGGGGTTAAGTGTTGTAATGTCACTAATTGCAATGGCTTGGAACTATCTCTACAACGTGCTGTTCGATAAGTTTGCAGGAGAAGAGCGCCTAAATAGAACGATTAAAATGCGTATGCTACATGGCTTAGGTTTTGAGGGCGGGCTGATCTTTGTCACCATCCCGGTTCTAATGTGGATATTACAGCTCGATTTCTGGACGGTATTTATCTTGGATTTGGGAATAGTGATTTTCTTTTTACTGTACGCCATTATCTATAACTGGTTATATGATCATGCTAAAGCTAAGTTCTTCACTAAGCCATTACCTATCAAAGCCAGTATGTCCTAATACTGAGTCAATGAATCACTCACTCTTAAAAACGCCCGTGGAGTACGGGCGTTTTTATTGAAGATAATTGATACTTTATAATCTAACCGAGAATTTCATCAACAAAACGTGGTACCAGCATAGAAGCTGGGCCATAGCGCTTCTCGGCAAACTCACTCTCGACTTCACTGGGTTCCAGGTTCAATTCAATGGTATGTGCACCGTGCATAGCTGCTTCATGGACAAAACCAGCGGCAGGATATACAGCACCGGAAGTACCAATGGAAATGAATAGATCAGCTTCCATCAAAGCTTCATGGATCCTATCCATTCCAATTGGCATTTCACCAAACCAAACCACATTAGGTCTCATCGGGGCCGGCATTTGACAGCAATGGCAGTGATCATCAAGCGTAATATCTCCGCTCCACTCTACTGTTTGACCCGTTTCGCTACACTGCGCTTTCAGCAGTTCGCCATGCATATGAATAACGTTTTTGCTTCCGGCCATTTCATGCAAGTTATCAATATTCTGGGTGACGATAGTGACCTTACCGTCCAGCTCTTGCTCTAGCCTTGCTAAGGCTTTGTGAGCATCATTGGGAAATACCGCGCCGCTTTCAAGTTGCTGGCGACGCTGGTTATAAAAATTCTGTACCAGTGCCGGATCGCGGTAATACCCCTCTGGCGTTGCCACATCTTCAATATGGTGGTTTTCCCACAACCCATCTTGGTCACGGAAAGTTCGGATGCCGGACTCTGCAGAGATACCCGCTCCGGTAAGTACAACAATATTTCGATAAGGGAAAAGCATGGCCGCGTCCTTTCTTCTGTTCTCTTATAAGCTTTATACCATTGTTTTCATGTGGTTTTAAGTTTAACACCTACGACATTAGTCTAATTATAGACAACAAATACAAAGTTATAGTGCGTTAGGATGTAAAGCCATAAAAAAACCGGTAGAGTTGCTACCGGTTTTACCGCTATAGTCTGTCGTTAGACATTATCCTGAGTAGCACTGCCTTTATTGGCTGCCTCGACCTTATCATCGTAGCCCGGCTGATTTTCAGGCAAGTCTTTGACTTCTTCGTACCAGAGGTCATGGTGCTCTTTGGCCCATGTCTCATCCACTTCACCGGTGATCATGCCATCAAGACCGGCTTCCATACCGAACAAACCAATATAGATGTGGAAGATGAAACCACAGATCAGTACCAATGCCGATAACATATGCACTAAATGCGAAAGCTCCATATCCCGGCGGGTTTGCTCAAAGATCGGGAAATCGAGTACAAAACCACTCACTACAATGAAAGCACCAAAGAAAATCAGTAACCAAAAGATAGCTTTTTCACCACCGTTGGAAAATCCCGCTGACGGGTGACTGCCTTTGTGCTTACCAACCATGCCGCCCATTTTCATGAACCACTGCATATCAACTTTGTTGAAAATACTCTTACGCCACCACTTAACCAGTACCGCAACTAAGAAAAACGCAAACAATGGACCAATATAGTTATGGTATTGCTTGGCTGCATAAATCACCCAGCCCCACAACTCTGTAGGTACAATTGGCTTAATAAAGTACTTACCGTAGACCAAAGTCAAGCCACTGAAAGCCAGCGTTAGGAATGTAAACGCCAAACTCCAGTGCAGCGCCCTATCGAGTCGGCTCCAGCGTTTGATTTTACGCCCAGTCTTAGGCTTACTCAGCTTGAGTGGGCCAACAATAACATACGCCAACGACACCATCACCAAGCTACCAAAGATCGCCAGTGCGCCAAGTGGCGACATCCACTTCTCTTTCATAATGAACCAGGTCTGCCCCGGAACACTGATCAGCACACCATGCTCAGGTGACTTAGAGGTGGTATAGCCCTCTTGTCCATCCTTCACCGCTCGCCAATAGTCAGCACCGGCAAAGCCAATAACTTCATGCCTTACAACAGACTCGCCCAAGCGCTCAGTTTCAGAGTTAGCACCGGATTCATTACTAGCTGCCGCCGATAGTGAAAACATCAATACCAAAGCGGAGACCAGCAAAAAAAGCCAGTGTTGAATTCGCTTAGTCATATTACTCCCGACTGTTAATTCAACAGTTATGTTCAGATCTCTTTACCCAGAGGCAACCTCCGATAATGAGATTACCTCTCGTATTTTTCGGCGACTTAGTTATGCCTTGCGTACTTTCGCGGCATCGTAAGCTAGGTCGTCAGTACTTGCCCAACCCGCTTCTTTTGCCCCACGCGCAACGACACGCTCACGATAGATATCAGAGATTTTCGCTGCATCACCAGCCAGCAGTGCCTTGGTTGAACATAGCGAAGCACACATTGGCAGCTTGCCTTCAGCAATACGGTTCGCTCCGTATTTCTGCTTCTCTTCTATCGAACCTGTCTCTACATTCGGGCCACCGGCGCAGAAGGTACACTTGTCCATCTTGCCACGTTCAGCAAATGCCGTTTGCTTAGGGAACTGCGGTGCACCAAACGGGCAAGCAAACAAGCAGTAGCCACAGCCAATACAGAGATCTTTGTCATGCAAAACAATGCCGTCTTCGGTCTGTACAAAACAATCGGCCGGACACACCGCCATACATGGCGCATCGCTACAATGCATGCAGGCCACCGAAATAGAGTTTTCGTTCGGCAACCCGTCATTGAGCGTTACCACACGACGGCGTTGGATTCCCCACTCCAGCGCATCATCATTTTCATTTTTACAGGCCGTCACACAACCGTTGCATTCGATACAACGTTTAGAGTCACAAAGAAATTTCATACGTGCCATCAGAATGACTCCTTACGCTTTAGAGATTTTACAGAGGGTTACTTTGGTTTCCTGCATTTGCGTTACAGGGTCATAGCCATAGGTGGTCGCCGTATTGGCCGCCTCGCCTGATACAAACGGAGCACTGCCCTCAGGATAACGTCCACGGAGATCTTCGCCCTGGAACTTACCGCCGAAGTGGAACGGAATGAATGCCATACCCGGTTTCACACGCGGTGTCACCATGGCTTTAACATGGATCCGCCCCTTCTCGGCACCTTCAACCCATACCATCTCACCGTCTTTGAAGCCGATGTCATTGGCATCTTTCGGGTTCACCTCAACAAACATCTCTTGCTGCAATTCTGCCAGCCATGGGTTAGAACGCGTCTCGTCGCCCCCCCCTTCGTACTCAACCAATCGACCCGAAGTCAGTACAATCGGATACTCGCCAGACATGTCTTTGTCCTGGATCGACTTGTACAGTGTTGGTAGGCGGAACATGGCTTCGCTGTCATTCCAGGTTGGGTAATCCGTTACAAGGTCACGGCGCGGCGTGTACAGTGGTTCACGGTGTAGCGGGACAGCATCCGGGAATGTCCATACCACGGTACGGGCCTTGGCATTACCAAACGGGATACAACCATGCTTGATGGCGACGCGCTGAATACCACCGGACAGGTCAGTCTTCCAGTTTTTGCCTTCTGCCTGGGCCTTCTCTTCAGCAGTCAGATCGTCCCACCATTCCAGTTGCTTGAGCATCTTGTCGGTAAACTCAGGGTAGCCGTCTTCCAGCTCACAGCCCAGTGAGTAGCTGTCGTCAGCCAAAAGGCTTTCACCATTGCGCTCCACACCAAAACGGGCACGGAAATTACCGCCACCCTGGGCGACGGTTTTCGAAGTATCGTAAAGAATATGGGTACCCGGGTGCTTCATCTCCGGCGTACCCCAGCATGGCCATGGCAGGCCGTAGGTCTCACCGTTCGCAGGACCGCCCTCGGCTTCAAGGGTGGTTTTGTGGAAGGTGTGCCAGTTCTGCTGGTGCTCTTTAAGACGCTCAGGGCTCTGACCGGTGTAACCGATAGTCCACATACCTTTGTTGTACTCGCGGGTGATGTCTTCAATCACCGGCTGGTTATTCTCAACACGGATGTGCTTGAACAACTGTTCGGAAAGCCCCAGCTTCTGAGACAGCAGGTACATGATTTCGTGGTCAGGTTTGGATTCGAACAAAGGTTCGATCACCTGATCGCGCCACTGAATTGAGCGGTTGGTCGCGGTTACCGATCCGGTTGTTTCGAACTGCGTCGTTGCCGGTAGCAAGTAAACATTGTCCTTGCGGTTGTTCATTACCGCGGCAACCCCCGGATACGGATCAACAATCACCATCATATCCAGTTTTTCCATCGCCTTACGCATTTCGGTACCACGGGTTTGCGAGTTCACCGCATGGCCCCAGTAGAACATGGCGCGGATGTTGTCGTTCTGCTCGATGTTGGCTTTGTCTTCAAGCACGCCATCAATCCAGCGCGAAACAGGAATACCGGCATTGTTCATTGGTTTCTTGCCACGGTATTCAGCCTGGTCAAAGCGACCCTTCAACCATTCGTAGTCCACATCCCATACTTTCGCCCAGTGCTTCCAAGCACCTTCAGAAAGACCGTAGTAACCCGGCAAGTTGTCAGAAAGCACGCCAAAGTCCGTTGCCCCCTGAACGTTATCGTGACCACGGAAAATATTGGCACCGCCACCCGATTTACCCATGTTGCCAAGGGCTAGCTCAAGGATACAGTAGGCACGGGTGTTGTTATTACCTGTGGTATGCTGGGTTCCCCCCATACACCAAACCACACAGCCTGGGCGGTTTTCGGAGAGCAGTTTCGCGGTCTGGTATACATCCGCTTCCGCGACGCCACTTACACGCTCGACTTCTGCTGGTGTCCATTTCGCCACCTCGGCGCGAACTTCATCCATCCCCCAAACACGCTGGCGAATGAATTCTTTGTCTTCCCAGCCATTTTTGAAGATGTGGTATAGCACCCCCCAAATGAAGGCAACGTCAGAACCCGGACGCAAGGATACATAGTGATCTGATTTTGCCGCCGTACGGGTACGGCGCGGATCAGCCACCACAATCTTACAGCTGTTGCGCTCTTTGGCGATCAAGATGTGCTGCATCGCAACTGGGTGTGCTTCGGCTGGGTTAGAGCCAATAAACAAAATCGACTTACAGTTGTGCATGTCGTTAAGCGAGTTGGTCATCGCCCCGTAGCCCCAGGTGTTCGCTACACCGGCAACCGTGGTCGAGTGACAGATGCGTGCCTGATGATCAACGTTGTTCGAGCCCCACATTGAGACCATCTTACGGAACAAGTACGCCTGTTCATTGTTGTGCTTCGCCGAACCAAGCCAGTAAACAGAGTCCGGACCCGATTCTTGGCGGATCTTCATCACTTGCTGGCTCACTTCGTTGAGCGCCTGTTCCCAGCTCAGTTTTTTCCATTTGCCATCGACCAGCTTCATCGGGTATTTAATGCGGCGCTCACCATGACCGTGTTCACGCAGTGCCGCACCTTTCGCACAGTGGCCACCAGCATTGAATGGGTGATCGAAAGCTGGCTCCTGGCCGGTCCACACACCTTCCTGCACTTCAGCGTAAATGCCACAGCCAACAGAGCAGTGGG
This Photobacterium gaetbulicola Gung47 DNA region includes the following protein-coding sequences:
- a CDS encoding hypothetical protein (COG0841), producing MNNKTFQVGGSIERALKGESDLQSLSVLQEAWKITAKNFLTFLPAVIGLFLAQVALLLLGLQVQLGSAAVFFDAVITGGEMSASVIEAGYMANFWSDVLSAPLLAGVSLMALNHAVGLPSKPSYLVKGFPFALVSVITVLLSASLQGIANAIFPIFGMLLSMGFSMAIMLVCEKRLSPLKAIQFSLVATLRKLLPMTAIFIVILTMFIISFATAGIGLIWTIPFFFNVKAIIYRNLFGVSLHVTTVQKGQNDNDQNQQGDPKVFDA
- a CDS encoding putrescine/spermidine ABC transporter ATPase protein (COG3842), with amino-acid sequence MKPLGGDLVELNAAETTKAPVIQLKGLGKSFDGKQIITGLDLNVNDGEFLTILGPSGCGKTTVLRLIAGFENADAGQIVIAGKDVTGIPAEQRNVNTVFQSYALFPHMTVFDNVAFGLRMQKVAESEIEPRVMEALRMVQLEKFAPRKPHQLSGGQQQRVAIARAVVNKPKVLLLDESLSALDYKLRKQMQIELKQLQRKLGITFIFVTHDQEEALSMSDRIIVMRSGNVEQDGSPREIYEEPENLFVARFIGEINVFDAVVKERLDETRVLANVEGRPSMIHCKLPVSPGDKVKVLLRPEDIRLEEINNGDEAQGIIGYIRERTYKGMTLDSVVELETGTSVMVSEFFNEDDPDVDHSLDQKVAVTWVESWEVVLADEQEA
- a CDS encoding spermidine/putrescine ABC transporter membrane protein (COG1176), which gives rise to MNKKLNLQNIIITVIVGWLLLFVFIPNLMIIGTSFLTRDDANLIEMTFTLDNYIRLFDPLYAKVMMHSFYMALVATLLCLVIGYPFAYAIAKMPEKWRPFMLFLVIVPFWTNSLIRTYGLKIMLGTRGILNNTLLYLDIIDKPLRIMYTEYAVMVGLVYILLPFMVLPLYSAIEKLDHNYIEAARDLGANKFQTFVKVIVPLTMPGIIAGCLLVLLPALGMFYVSDLLGGAKNLLIGNVIKSQVLNARDWPFGAATSIALTIAMAVMLYAYYRAGKLLNRKVELE
- a CDS encoding spermidine/putrescine ABC transporter membrane protein (COG1177), whose product is MGRAFKFSFMTVVYAFLYTPIIILIVNSFNASKFGMKWGGFTTKWYHQLVNNDSLMQAAWHSLNIAVFSATAAAIIGSLTAVALFRYQFRGKHFVNGMLFVVMMSPDIVMAISLLALFILVGAELGFLTLLLSHITFCLPFVVVTVYSRLKGFDVKMLEAARDLGASEWVILKQIILPLAKPAVAAGWLLSFTLSLDDVIVSSFVTGPSYEILPLKIYSMVKVGISPEVNALATIMLIVSLILVVSSQLLAREKIK
- a CDS encoding putative spermidine/putrescine-binding periplasmic protein (COG0687), with the translated sequence MKKWSAFLAGTACAAAMFTHVANAADKELVFMNWGPYISTELREQFTKETGIKVIYSTYESNETMYAKLKAHPQGYDLVVPSTYFVAKMRDEGMLQKIDKSKLTNFKELDKNYLDKPFDPNNDYSIPHVIAMTGLAVNTDMYDPADFDSWADLWNPELEGQLMLMDDTREVFHIALRKLGYSGNTTDPKQIDEAYEELKKLMPNVLVFNSDNPAAPYLAGEVGLGMLWNGSAAAAQKEGLPIELIWPKEGGIFWVDSLAIAKNAQNVEAAHKMIDFLLRPDVAAKISEETGYLTAVEASNAKYKDNPTLFPPQEDLDRGEWQDAVGEMNIRYENYFLELKAGQ
- a CDS encoding putative permidine/putrescine ABC transporter,periplasmic spermidine/putrescine-binding protein (COG0687): MKKWSSLMAGGVCAMAMFSNMATAADKELYFYNWSEYIPSEVLEQFTKETGIKVIYSTYESNETMYAKLKTHGGGYDLVVPSTYYVSKMREENMLQKIDKSKLSHFDEIDPNFLHKPFDPENDYSIPYIWGATGIGVNTDMMDKEEVSSWADLWDPKWEGQLMMMDDAREFFHIALRKLGYSANTKNPEEIKAAYEELKKLMPNVLVFNSDYPANPYMAGETSLGMLWNGSAYMARQEGAPIDIIWPKEGAIFWMDSISIPANAKNIDAAHKMIDFLLRPENAAKIALEIGYPTPVATAKDKLPAEFVNDPSIYPPQEVMDAGEWQDSVNGANTIYEEYYQKLKAGQ
- a CDS encoding Transcriptional regulator, putative (COG0583), translating into MYNLDQLQMFVTAAKLGSFSACARQLGKVQSAVSQGIANLEIDLNVELFDRSTRKPTLTEQGRHLLRYAEATLQQSFELQSAAKALSDFQETEVTILIDDNLLIDKLGTIADEFSQRFPSTTLTTMLASSTDIPNLLLNGKGDLGVMLTDMVYFKELDVRYIGSIQFVPVACPDHALSKHDSVTPADLIPYRQLIVRGESGKSMAYMPPISSNQWWTNDHHVLIKYVEKGLGWTYLPSHEARQRAVLGKMKILPVTFDHKEWLAPVECVSPKGKAVGPAVKWLNTAMNGLLEDITQTKTRA